A DNA window from Bos indicus x Bos taurus breed Angus x Brahman F1 hybrid chromosome 16, Bos_hybrid_MaternalHap_v2.0, whole genome shotgun sequence contains the following coding sequences:
- the PERM1 gene encoding PGC-1 and ERR-induced regulator in muscle protein 1, with protein sequence MENFQYSVQLSDQDWAEFSAAAEECGLLQAGLASGDEPLSSDTDQRDSRGSSPPGPSPFLEGQLTPGGSSWPSFEEEDKAATRQLVSRSWHEPMLAPEAGQQTPSTSAQSEARLSLSPGATPLVQGSSLPGPVSSRDEMQRLLRGPAPRGPAPTPTGEPAGSPESPGHSAAPQRSPGSPGAPPRSPGRKKRRTAGTKAGGRSGGPGPAPTQLDSPLLTEAKPEDSFGPAGSRGKGLPAGAAKQTAGTGPESAGAPEQVAGQGPGVDLSTSVSTTEQGTDRLGMSPRADPCAASTSDPGAPLDVTIKSDVALSTPASEPQPDEPQSTPAFKPQPDEPQSTPAFKPQPDESQSTSAFNAQPNEPQSTPTFSPQPDEPQSTPAFKPQPDEPQSTSAFNAQPNEPQSTPAFSPQPDEPQSTPAFKPQPDEPQSTPAFNVQPNEPQSTPAFSPQPDEPQSTPAFKPQPDEPQSTPAFNTQPNEPQSTPTFKPRLDVDQLMPGPVVQPEVDSSMPASKAVPCTALPHLVPEAGSDVGVSTPPAPTPQAGPDMVEAEVVPVAKLGLSPVRSLEGHQQNPRGEPSTDAPGHHTGEPPLGPIQAPKKKKVRFSMAMPSSEEPGSGEVSGPPSPATAPRMASGGHRGSGAWDSVAVGPRSPQPRILKHLPPPAPSASMGPGRRSCFAVTLPEAYDFFFCDTIEEEDEEAEGAAEAAQAPAEVQWPDVCEFFFQESQIQRSRHQEGRSQAPLLKAGSVPAPPPGDPMPISIPEAYEHFLEEDRSGGTLGPAALLQMQATEPSRSVLWGVGTGAPPESSPATVEQLTLAIREAVAPRGPLTSFTFSQKDMCMVFVAFATWAVRTSDLHAPDAWKTVLLANIGTISAIRYFRRQVERGRHSRSRSPSPSSSPSP encoded by the exons ATGGAGAACTTCCAGTACAGCGTCCAGCTGAGCGACCAGGACTGGGCTGAGTTCTCAGCCGCTGCCGAAGAGTGTGGCCTCCTGCAGGCCGGCCTGGCCTCTGGGGATGAACCCTTGTCTAGCGACACTGACCAAAGGGACAGCAGGGGCAGCAGCCCCCCAGGACCCTCACCCTTTCTCGAGGGGCAACTGACTCCTGGAGGAAGTAGCTGGCCCAGCTTTGAGGAGGAGGACAAGGCCGCCACCCGGCAGCTGGTCAGCAGGTCTTGGCATGAACCCATGCTGGCCCCAGAGGCGGGTCAGCAGACGCCCAGCACGTCCGCACAGTCAGAAGCTCGGCTGTCCCTCAGCCCTGGTGCCACCCCTCTCGTCCAGGGCTCATCCCTCCCGGGGCCAGTGTCTTCCAGAGACGAGATGCAGAGGCTTCTGCGGGGGCCAGCCCCCCGGGGCCCTGCCCCTACTCCCACTGGTGAGCCCGCTGGGAGTCCTGAGTCCCCTGGCCACAGTGCTGCCCCCCAGAGGTCCCCTGGCAGCCCTGGAGCCCCGCCAAGAAGCCCTGGCCGAAAGAAGAGGCGCACTGCAGGCACCAAAGCAGGTGGGCGTTCGGGCGGCCCAGGCCCTGCTCCCACCCAGCTGGACTCCCCACTGCTCACAGAGGCCAAACCTGAGGACAGCTTCGGCCCTGCTGGGTCCAGGGGGAAGGGTCTCCCAGCAGGAGCAGCAAAGCAGACAGCAGGAACTGGGCCAGAGTCTGCAGGAGCCCCCGAGCAGGTGGCCGGACAAGGGCCAGGTGTGGATCTGTCTACATCTGTCTCTACTACTGAGCAGGGAACAGATCGACTTGGAATGAGCCCCAGAGCTGACCCGTGCGCTGCGTCCACGTCTGACCCAGGGGCTCCTCTAGACGTCACGATTAAGTCAGATGTGGCTCTATCCACACCTGCCTCTGAACCTCAACCCGATGAGCCTCAGTCTACACCTGCCTTCAAGCCTCAACCTGATGAACCTCAGTCTACACCCGCCTTCAAGCCTCAACCCGATGAATCTCAGTCTACATCCGCCTTCAACGCTCAACCCAATGAGCCTCAGTCCACACCCACCTTCAGTCCTCAACCCGATGAGCCTCAGTCTACACCTGCCTTCAAGCCTCAACCTGATGAACCTCAGTCTACATCCGCCTTCAACGCTCAACCCAATGAGCCTCAGTCCACACCCGCCTTCAGTCCTCAACCCGATGAGCCTCAGTCTACACCTGCCTTCAAGCCTCAACCTGATGAACCTCAGTCTACACCCGCCTTCAACGTTCAACCCAATGAGCCTCAGTCCACACCCGCCTTCAGTCCTCAACCCGATGAGCCTCAGTCTACACCTGCCTTCAAGCCTCAACCTGATGAACCTCAGTCTACACCCGCCTTCAACACTCAACCCAATGAGCCTCAGTCCACACCCACCTTCAAGCCTAGACTAGATGTGGACCAGCTTATGCCAGGCCCAGTGGTCCAGCCAGAGGTGGATTCATCTATGCCTGCCTCAAAGGCTGTACCATGCACAGCCCTGCCTCACCTTGTGCCCGAGGCTGGGTCTGATGTGGGTGTGTCTACACCACCTGCTCCCACACCCCAGGCTGGGCCTGACATGGTGGAAGCAGAGGTTGTTCCTGTGGCCAAGCTGGGTTTGAGCCCTGTTCGGTCTCTAGAGGGGCACCAACAGAACCCCAGAGGGGAGCCCTCAACAGATGCCCCTGGACACCACACTGGGGAGCCCCCTCTAGGCCCCATCCAAGCACCCAAGAAGAAGAAAGTGCGATTCTCTATGGCCATGCCCAGCTCCGAAGAGCCAGGGTCAGGAGAGGTCTCAGGCCCACCCTCTCCGGCCACAGCCCCCAGGATGGCATCTGGGGGCCACAGAGGTTCTGGAGCCTGGGACTCTGTGGCAGTTGGGCCCCGGAGCCCCCAGCCTCGGATTCTGAAGCAcctgcctccccctgccccctctgcCTCCATGGGGCCAGGGCGCAGGAGCTGCTTTGCAGTGACCCTCCCGGAAGCCTATGACTTCTTCTTTTGTGACACCATTGAGGAGGAGGACGAAGAGGCTgagggggcagcagaggctgCCCAGGCTCCAGCCGAAGTCCAGTGGCCGGATGTGTGTGAGTTCTTCTTCCAAGAGAGCCAAATCCAGAGGTCGAGGCACCAGGAGGGCCGCTCCCAGGCCCCACTCCTAAAGGCTGGGTCTGTGCCGGCCCCTCCACCTGGAGACCCCATGCCAATCTCCATCCCTGAGGCCTATGAACACTTCCTTGAGGAGGACAGGTCAGGGGGCACACTGGGGCCAGCCGCCCTTCTCCAGATGCAGGCCACAGAGCCCTCCAGGTCAGTCCTCTGGGGAGTGGGAACTGGCGCCCCACCGGAGTCTAGCCCAGCCACAGTGGAACAGCTCACCctggccatcagggaagcag TGGCACCCCGGGGTCCCCTCACCTCGTTCACCTTCAGCCAGAAAGACATGTGCATGGTGTTCGTAGCCTTTGCTACCTGGGCTGTGAGAACGTCAGACCTGCATGCCCCAGATGCCTGGAAGACAG TTCTGCTGGCCAACATTGGCACCATCTCTGCCATCCGATATTTCCGCCGGCAGGTGGAGCGGGGGCGCCACAGCCGCAgtcgcagccccagccccagctccagccccagcccctag
- the HES4 gene encoding transcription factor HES-4 isoform X2, with amino-acid sequence MEKRRRARINESLAQLQSLLLDALRKESSRRSKLEKADILELTVRHLQSLRRVQVTAALRSDPAILGKYRAGFHECLAEVNRFLAGCEGVPADVRSRLLCHLAACLARLGPARRPLPLAPATEAQEPEIYAGRPPPPAFDGPCPLPRPGAALAPIFLPGLALAAPGAGAQGQGAPWRPWLR; translated from the exons ATGGAGAAGCGGCGCCGAGCGCGCATCAACGAGAGTCTGGCTCAGCTGCAGAGCCTCCTCCTGGACGCCCTCAGGAAAGAG AGCTCCCGCCGCTCGAAGCTGGAGAAGGCGGACATCCTGGAGCTGACCGTGAGGCACCTGCAGAGCCTGCGGCGCGTGCAGGTGACAG CTGCCCTCCGCTCGGACCCCGCTATCCTGGGCAAGTATCGCGCCGGCTTCCATGAGTGTCTGGCCGAAGTGAATCGCTTCCTGGCTGGCTGCGAGGGCGTCCCTGCGGACGTGCGGTCTCGTCTGCTCTGCCATCTGGCAGCCTGCCTGGCCCGGCTGGGGCCCGCGCGCCGCCCGCTTCCACTGGCCCCAGCCACTGAAGCCCAGGAGCCCGAGATCTACGCAGGCCGCCCGCCGCCGCCAGCCTTTGACGGCCCTTGCCCCTTGCCGCGCCCCGGGGCGGCCTTGGCACCCATCTTCCTGCCCGGGCTGGCCCTCGCCGCCCCCGGGGCCGGGGCTCAGGGCCAGGGCGCGCCCTGGAGGCCGTGGCTGCGGTGA
- the HES4 gene encoding transcription factor HES-4 isoform X1: protein MPADIPGKPRASPRAGAAAGASRTPDQPRSVAEHRKSSKPVMEKRRRARINESLAQLQSLLLDALRKESSRRSKLEKADILELTVRHLQSLRRVQVTAALRSDPAILGKYRAGFHECLAEVNRFLAGCEGVPADVRSRLLCHLAACLARLGPARRPLPLAPATEAQEPEIYAGRPPPPAFDGPCPLPRPGAALAPIFLPGLALAAPGAGAQGQGAPWRPWLR, encoded by the exons ATGCCTGCGGACATCCCGGGGAAGCCGAGGGCCTCGCCGCGGGCGGGAGCGGCGGCCGGCGCCAGCCGGACCCCAGACCAGCCCCGGAGCGTGGCCGAGCACCGGAAG TCCTCCAAGCCGGTCATGGAGAAGCGGCGCCGAGCGCGCATCAACGAGAGTCTGGCTCAGCTGCAGAGCCTCCTCCTGGACGCCCTCAGGAAAGAG AGCTCCCGCCGCTCGAAGCTGGAGAAGGCGGACATCCTGGAGCTGACCGTGAGGCACCTGCAGAGCCTGCGGCGCGTGCAGGTGACAG CTGCCCTCCGCTCGGACCCCGCTATCCTGGGCAAGTATCGCGCCGGCTTCCATGAGTGTCTGGCCGAAGTGAATCGCTTCCTGGCTGGCTGCGAGGGCGTCCCTGCGGACGTGCGGTCTCGTCTGCTCTGCCATCTGGCAGCCTGCCTGGCCCGGCTGGGGCCCGCGCGCCGCCCGCTTCCACTGGCCCCAGCCACTGAAGCCCAGGAGCCCGAGATCTACGCAGGCCGCCCGCCGCCGCCAGCCTTTGACGGCCCTTGCCCCTTGCCGCGCCCCGGGGCGGCCTTGGCACCCATCTTCCTGCCCGGGCTGGCCCTCGCCGCCCCCGGGGCCGGGGCTCAGGGCCAGGGCGCGCCCTGGAGGCCGTGGCTGCGGTGA